In Rhizobium sp. ZPR4, a genomic segment contains:
- the rarD gene encoding EamA family transporter RarD has protein sequence MATDAVKPEIKNNDAVRGFGFAMTAYLFWGILPLYMKALAHIPAFEVIAHRIVWSVPVAGIVLVALGRLGDVKAAFRNPRTIAMASLTAALVTINWGTYVWAIGAGHSLDAALGYFINPLFSIALGAILLKEKLAPTQIVAICLAAAAVIILTVKAGTLPWVALSLTFSWGFYAFFRKTLPVGANQGFFIEVLLLCIPAALYILYLEARGEGHFYQTGLSDTALLLGCGLVTALPLMIFANGAKLLRMSTIGIMQYIVPTMVFLIAVFLFREPFGTTQLIAFSLIWAGLVLYTWSMLRQSRGR, from the coding sequence ATGGCCACCGATGCGGTGAAACCGGAAATCAAGAACAACGATGCTGTCCGGGGCTTCGGCTTCGCGATGACTGCCTATCTCTTCTGGGGCATTCTGCCGCTCTATATGAAGGCGCTGGCGCACATCCCGGCTTTCGAGGTCATCGCTCACCGTATCGTCTGGTCGGTTCCCGTCGCAGGTATCGTGTTGGTGGCACTTGGACGCCTGGGTGACGTAAAGGCGGCGTTTCGCAACCCGCGGACAATCGCCATGGCGTCGCTGACGGCAGCGCTCGTCACCATCAACTGGGGAACCTATGTCTGGGCCATCGGCGCCGGCCATTCGCTCGATGCAGCCCTTGGCTATTTCATCAATCCGCTGTTCAGCATCGCGCTCGGCGCCATCCTGCTCAAGGAAAAGCTCGCGCCAACGCAGATTGTCGCGATCTGCCTTGCAGCCGCCGCAGTCATTATCCTGACCGTCAAGGCCGGCACCCTGCCCTGGGTCGCGTTGTCTCTGACCTTCTCCTGGGGCTTCTATGCCTTTTTCCGCAAGACCCTGCCTGTTGGAGCCAATCAGGGGTTCTTCATCGAGGTGCTGCTGCTCTGCATTCCGGCAGCACTTTACATCCTCTATCTGGAAGCGCGCGGCGAAGGTCATTTCTACCAGACCGGTCTTTCGGACACCGCACTTCTGCTCGGCTGCGGGCTTGTGACGGCGCTGCCGCTGATGATCTTCGCCAACGGTGCGAAGCTTCTGAGGATGTCGACCATCGGCATCATGCAGTATATCGTGCCGACGATGGTCTTCCTGATCGCCGTCTTCCTGTTCAGGGAGCCGTTCGGAACCACCCAGCTGATCGCGTTCTCGCTGATCTGGGCCGGTCTCGTGCTTTACACCTGGTCTATGCTGCGTCAAAGCAGAGGGCGCTAA
- a CDS encoding LysM peptidoglycan-binding domain-containing protein: MMKNRAGWLALLVLIVATLLMVFFVMPRINGDKTPIGDVVNQAGNAVKNTIDQNAQKAGETAENATKATQNAVSTAASTGDLAKKLTDLTGAATASLADLKALFKDGNAPAQDVFTAAKTKAITALQSIVGFALPEGLDATATGLVKKAQDGAGKALAIIQSLPDNATEASAAIDKAFAALTGQPAPETNAAANPHVPSFDVLRVEPDGSTVIAGSAEPNAKLEIVDGEKVVTTTNVGPSGDFAAVLDNPLPPGDHELVLRATGKDGKPVNSEEVATVSVPKDNSTQVLAMVSKPGTASRIITAPSAKQGRVTSSEQDASAADAQAKATDKPAATTDAKPQQDGTRVASANPEAGTATPPAAKVEAEQDVMVNAVEIENDHIFVAGTTKPNAKVRAYADDKLIGENVAGADGHFVVDGPMPLAVGDHKIRVDVLDGAGKVVVRTSVNFTRPEGNQVTVAAQTPAANGQTQATTANMVPLDEGELAKLKEGAGKAFALLKGLFADGKQPNAEQLAAARSGTEIALKSLSEFRPTIAASAVLKKAAADASSAAAKALAALVALPKDPKSVGAALPGLEQMIAVITVPAETAPAQPNAEVSSSDNGPKTIEQAPLSQDANAVIIRRGDTLWQISRRIYGAGVRYTTIYLANEDKINNPDRILPGQVFGLPKDALPNAEELHRKRLSGEHL; this comes from the coding sequence ATGATGAAGAACCGTGCCGGTTGGCTGGCTCTGTTGGTGTTGATAGTGGCGACCCTGTTGATGGTCTTTTTTGTGATGCCGCGCATCAACGGTGACAAGACCCCGATCGGCGATGTCGTCAATCAAGCCGGCAACGCGGTGAAGAATACGATCGACCAAAACGCGCAGAAGGCCGGCGAGACCGCCGAGAACGCGACGAAGGCCACGCAGAATGCCGTATCGACCGCCGCCAGCACAGGAGACCTTGCCAAGAAGCTGACCGACCTGACGGGCGCGGCAACCGCTTCGCTGGCCGATTTGAAGGCACTCTTCAAGGACGGCAATGCACCGGCCCAAGATGTCTTCACAGCTGCGAAGACAAAGGCGATTACCGCGCTGCAATCCATCGTCGGTTTCGCTCTTCCCGAAGGGCTCGACGCAACGGCGACGGGACTTGTGAAGAAGGCACAGGACGGTGCGGGCAAGGCGCTCGCCATCATCCAATCTCTCCCCGACAACGCGACCGAAGCCAGTGCCGCGATCGACAAGGCTTTCGCAGCCTTGACCGGCCAACCGGCGCCTGAGACCAACGCTGCTGCCAATCCTCACGTACCATCATTCGACGTATTGCGCGTCGAGCCGGATGGCTCCACGGTTATCGCCGGCTCGGCCGAGCCGAATGCCAAGCTGGAGATCGTCGACGGCGAAAAGGTCGTCACGACGACCAATGTCGGCCCGAGCGGCGACTTTGCCGCCGTACTCGACAATCCGCTACCGCCTGGCGATCACGAACTGGTACTGCGCGCCACCGGCAAGGACGGCAAGCCCGTCAATTCCGAGGAAGTCGCCACCGTCTCCGTGCCGAAGGACAATTCCACCCAAGTTCTCGCGATGGTGTCGAAGCCAGGCACCGCAAGCCGCATCATTACGGCGCCTTCCGCCAAGCAGGGCCGCGTGACCTCCAGCGAACAGGATGCGTCGGCAGCCGATGCACAGGCCAAAGCAACGGATAAGCCGGCAGCCACGACAGATGCCAAGCCGCAACAGGATGGCACGAGGGTCGCATCCGCCAATCCCGAAGCGGGCACGGCAACGCCGCCAGCAGCGAAGGTGGAGGCGGAGCAAGACGTCATGGTCAATGCGGTGGAGATCGAAAACGACCACATCTTCGTCGCCGGCACCACGAAGCCGAATGCCAAGGTTCGCGCCTATGCCGATGACAAGCTCATCGGTGAGAACGTCGCGGGTGCGGACGGTCATTTCGTTGTAGATGGACCCATGCCTCTTGCCGTCGGCGATCACAAGATCCGCGTCGATGTGCTCGATGGAGCTGGCAAAGTCGTGGTGCGCACCAGCGTCAACTTCACGCGCCCCGAGGGCAATCAGGTGACGGTCGCGGCGCAGACGCCCGCCGCCAATGGTCAGACGCAAGCAACCACGGCAAACATGGTGCCGCTCGACGAGGGTGAGCTTGCCAAACTCAAGGAAGGCGCAGGCAAGGCTTTCGCGCTGCTCAAGGGGCTCTTTGCGGACGGCAAGCAACCGAATGCCGAACAGCTCGCAGCCGCCCGCTCCGGCACGGAAATCGCGCTGAAATCGCTCTCGGAATTCCGTCCGACCATCGCCGCCAGCGCCGTGCTCAAGAAGGCCGCAGCCGATGCCTCCAGCGCTGCCGCCAAGGCACTTGCTGCTCTCGTCGCCCTGCCGAAGGACCCGAAGTCAGTCGGTGCCGCCCTGCCCGGCCTGGAGCAGATGATCGCCGTCATCACCGTGCCCGCCGAGACGGCACCGGCGCAACCCAACGCAGAGGTCTCTTCCAGCGACAACGGCCCGAAGACGATCGAGCAGGCGCCGCTCTCGCAGGACGCCAATGCCGTCATCATCCGCCGCGGCGATACGCTGTGGCAGATCTCGCGCCGCATCTACGGCGCGGGCGTGCGCTATACGACGATCTATCTGGCCAACGAAGACAAGATCAACAATCCGGACCGGATCTTGCCGGGTCAGGTCTTCGGCCTGCCGAAAGACGCCCTTCCGAATGCCGAGGAGCTTCACCGCAAGCGGCTTTCGGGCGAGCATCTCTAG
- the cimA gene encoding citramalate synthase — translation MTREKIYLFDTTLRDGQQTPGIDFSVEDKIAIATMLDEFGLDYVEGGYPGANPTDTAFFNEKRTSSASFVAFGMTKRAGVSASNDPGLASLLQAKSDAICFVAKSWDYHVKVALGCTNEENLESIAESVKAAVSAGKEALVDCEHFFDGYKANPTYALACAKTAYDAGARWVVLCDTNGGTQPPEVRAIVEAVIACGVPGHCLGIHAHNDTGQAVANSLAAVEAGVRQIQGTLNGIGERCGNANLITLIPTLALKRAYSERFETTIDAERLVGLTGLSHAFDELLNRSPDHQAPYVGASAFATKAGIHASALLKDPRTYEHVPPESVGNFRKVMVSDQGGKSNFINALKRRGIEVGKDDPKLDQLIQIVKEREATGYAYEGADASFELLARRTLGTIPEFFAIDGFRVMVERRFDSHGRVKIVSEAVVKIIIDGETIMSVAEGDGPVNALDLALRKNFGKYQHEIDDLELADFKVRILNGGTEAITRVLIESTDSDGVRWWTVGVSENIIDASFQALMDSVIYKLMKNRHMAGRIAAE, via the coding sequence ATGACACGCGAAAAAATCTATCTCTTCGACACGACGCTCCGCGACGGCCAGCAGACGCCCGGCATCGATTTCTCGGTCGAGGACAAGATTGCCATTGCGACCATGCTGGATGAATTCGGCCTGGATTACGTCGAAGGCGGTTATCCCGGCGCCAATCCGACCGATACGGCATTCTTCAACGAGAAACGCACAAGTTCGGCCTCCTTCGTCGCCTTCGGCATGACGAAGCGCGCCGGCGTCTCCGCCTCCAACGATCCCGGCCTTGCCAGCCTCCTGCAGGCGAAGTCCGACGCGATCTGTTTCGTCGCCAAGAGCTGGGACTATCACGTTAAGGTGGCGCTCGGTTGCACCAACGAAGAGAACCTCGAAAGCATCGCCGAAAGCGTCAAGGCGGCCGTCAGTGCCGGCAAGGAAGCCCTGGTCGATTGCGAGCACTTCTTCGACGGTTACAAGGCCAACCCGACCTATGCGCTGGCCTGCGCCAAGACGGCCTATGACGCGGGCGCCCGTTGGGTCGTGCTCTGCGACACCAATGGCGGCACGCAGCCGCCGGAGGTACGCGCCATCGTCGAAGCCGTCATCGCCTGCGGCGTCCCGGGACACTGTCTTGGCATCCATGCGCACAACGACACCGGTCAGGCGGTTGCCAATTCGCTGGCCGCGGTCGAGGCCGGCGTCCGGCAGATCCAGGGCACGCTGAACGGCATCGGCGAGCGCTGCGGCAATGCCAACCTGATCACGTTAATCCCGACGCTGGCGCTGAAAAGAGCCTATAGCGAACGTTTCGAGACAACGATCGACGCCGAGCGGCTGGTGGGCTTGACCGGCCTTTCGCACGCTTTCGACGAGTTGCTGAACCGCTCGCCCGACCATCAGGCGCCCTATGTCGGCGCCTCGGCCTTCGCGACGAAAGCGGGCATCCATGCCTCGGCGCTTCTGAAGGATCCTCGCACCTACGAACACGTGCCGCCGGAAAGCGTCGGCAATTTCCGCAAGGTGATGGTCTCCGACCAGGGCGGCAAGTCGAATTTCATCAATGCCCTGAAGCGACGCGGCATCGAGGTGGGCAAGGATGATCCCAAGCTCGACCAGCTGATCCAGATCGTCAAGGAACGTGAAGCGACAGGCTATGCTTACGAAGGTGCCGATGCGAGCTTCGAACTGCTCGCACGCCGCACGCTTGGCACCATCCCGGAATTCTTCGCGATCGACGGTTTCCGCGTCATGGTCGAGCGCCGCTTCGATTCCCACGGCCGGGTGAAGATCGTCTCGGAAGCCGTGGTCAAGATCATCATCGACGGCGAGACCATCATGTCGGTTGCCGAAGGCGACGGCCCGGTCAACGCGCTCGACCTGGCGCTGCGCAAGAATTTCGGCAAATACCAGCACGAGATCGACGATCTGGAACTGGCCGACTTCAAGGTGCGTATCCTCAATGGCGGCACGGAAGCCATAACCCGCGTCCTCATCGAATCCACCGATAGCGACGGCGTGCGCTGGTGGACCGTCGGCGTTTCGGAAAACATCATCGACGCATCGTTCCAGGCGCTGATGGATTCCGTCATCTACAAATTGATGAAGAACCGGCACATGGCGGGCAGAATCGCGGCGGAGTGA
- a CDS encoding TIGR00730 family Rossman fold protein, with protein MTDDSTPIRSICVYCGSRPGRDPSHMAAGRELGKSIAENGLRLIYGGGTKGIMGAVASGVLSHGGQVTGIIPEFLVDMEATRHSLGQLDELIITPDMHTRKHGMFERADAFVALPGGIGTLEEIVEIMTWGQLGRHEKPMVFANINGFWDPMMELIRHMTEEGFVHTTHRVQPLVIDKVADIIPAIRKHAAETRGDRGGEEAVISKL; from the coding sequence ATGACCGACGATTCCACGCCAATTCGATCCATTTGTGTTTATTGCGGCTCACGGCCGGGGCGCGATCCCTCCCACATGGCTGCCGGCCGTGAACTGGGCAAAAGCATTGCCGAAAACGGCCTGCGCCTGATCTATGGTGGCGGAACGAAGGGCATCATGGGCGCTGTCGCGAGCGGCGTGCTGTCGCACGGCGGTCAGGTCACCGGCATCATTCCGGAATTTCTCGTCGATATGGAAGCGACGCGCCATTCGCTCGGTCAACTCGACGAACTCATCATAACGCCGGACATGCATACGCGCAAACACGGCATGTTCGAGCGCGCCGACGCTTTCGTGGCGCTTCCCGGCGGCATCGGCACTTTGGAAGAGATCGTCGAGATCATGACCTGGGGTCAGCTCGGCCGTCACGAAAAGCCGATGGTCTTCGCCAATATCAATGGCTTCTGGGACCCGATGATGGAACTCATCCGCCATATGACGGAAGAGGGTTTTGTCCATACGACCCATCGCGTCCAGCCGCTCGTCATCGACAAGGTGGCCGACATCATTCCGGCCATCCGCAAACATGCCGCAGAGACACGCGGCGACCGCGGCGGAGAAGAGGCCGTCATTTCCAAGCTCTAA
- a CDS encoding ABC transporter ATP-binding protein/permease, which translates to MAGQKKTISADSSNPLNTIVNLWPYMWPSGRMDLKMRVVWATVFLLVSKFFLLLVPYFFKWSVDALNGKLDMQGILPAFMVGAVALIIATNATRLIQLGLNQLRDALFASVGQYAVRQLAYRTFVHMHELSLRFHLERKTGGLSRIIERGTKGIETIVRFTILNTFPTFIEFLLTAIIFWRGYGFSYLAVTAVTVWLYIWFTVKASDWRISIRRTMNDSDTDANTKAIDSLLNFETVKYFGNEEMEAKRFDQSMARYEKAATGVWTSLGWLNFGQGVIFGLGTTVMMVMSGWSVLNGQHTVGDFVFINAMLLQLSVPLNFIGFVYREIRQGLTDIEEMFDLLEVQPEVIDAPDAKELIIGNGAISFKDVHFAYDPARPILKGISFEVPAGKTVAVVGPSGAGKSTLSRLLYRFYDVQSGTITIDDQDLRTVTQKSLRKVIGMVPQDTVLFNDTIAYNIRYGRPGASEAEVTGAAEIAQIGEFIRLLPEGFETKVGERGLKLSGGEKQRVAIARTVLKSPPVLILDEATSALDTTTEREIQAALDVVSKNRTTLVIAHRLSTVIGADEIIVLKSGVIAERGTHAELLAQNGLYASMWSRQREATQAEEHLKQVRENDDLGVVDRLAPAS; encoded by the coding sequence ATGGCAGGCCAGAAGAAAACCATATCGGCGGATTCCAGCAATCCATTGAACACGATCGTCAATCTCTGGCCCTATATGTGGCCGAGCGGGCGCATGGATCTGAAGATGCGGGTGGTCTGGGCGACCGTCTTCCTGCTGGTCTCGAAATTCTTCCTGCTGCTGGTCCCCTATTTCTTCAAATGGTCCGTCGACGCGCTGAACGGCAAGCTCGACATGCAGGGCATTCTGCCCGCTTTCATGGTCGGCGCCGTCGCCTTGATCATCGCCACCAACGCGACGCGCCTGATCCAGCTCGGCCTCAACCAGCTGCGCGACGCGCTGTTTGCAAGCGTCGGCCAGTATGCGGTGCGCCAGCTCGCCTACAGGACCTTCGTGCACATGCACGAGCTATCGCTGCGCTTCCATCTGGAGCGAAAGACCGGTGGCCTCTCGCGTATCATCGAGCGCGGCACGAAGGGTATCGAAACCATCGTCCGCTTCACGATCCTCAACACGTTCCCGACCTTCATCGAATTCCTGCTGACGGCCATCATCTTCTGGCGCGGCTACGGCTTTTCCTATCTCGCGGTGACCGCCGTCACGGTCTGGCTGTACATCTGGTTCACGGTGAAGGCGAGCGACTGGCGCATCTCCATCCGCCGGACGATGAACGACAGCGACACGGACGCCAATACGAAGGCGATCGATTCCCTTCTGAACTTTGAAACCGTCAAATATTTCGGCAATGAAGAGATGGAGGCCAAGCGCTTCGATCAGTCGATGGCGCGCTACGAGAAAGCTGCGACCGGCGTCTGGACATCGCTCGGATGGCTGAACTTCGGCCAGGGCGTGATTTTCGGGCTCGGCACGACCGTCATGATGGTCATGTCCGGCTGGTCCGTCCTCAACGGGCAGCATACGGTCGGCGATTTCGTCTTCATCAACGCCATGCTGCTGCAGCTTTCGGTGCCGCTGAACTTCATCGGCTTCGTCTATCGCGAAATACGCCAGGGCCTGACCGATATCGAGGAGATGTTCGACCTGCTCGAGGTTCAGCCCGAAGTAATCGATGCGCCAGATGCCAAGGAGCTCATCATCGGCAATGGTGCGATCTCGTTCAAGGACGTGCATTTCGCCTATGATCCGGCACGGCCGATCCTGAAGGGCATTTCCTTCGAAGTGCCCGCCGGCAAGACGGTCGCCGTGGTCGGACCCTCGGGTGCCGGCAAATCGACGCTGTCACGGCTGCTCTATCGCTTTTACGACGTACAGAGCGGCACGATCACCATCGACGACCAGGATCTTCGCACCGTCACGCAGAAAAGCCTCCGTAAGGTCATCGGCATGGTGCCGCAGGATACCGTGCTCTTCAACGACACTATCGCCTACAACATCCGCTATGGCCGGCCGGGCGCGAGCGAGGCGGAAGTAACCGGAGCGGCCGAGATCGCCCAGATCGGCGAATTCATCCGTCTTCTGCCCGAAGGTTTCGAGACCAAGGTCGGCGAACGCGGCCTCAAATTGTCGGGCGGCGAGAAGCAGCGCGTGGCGATCGCCCGCACCGTTCTCAAATCGCCGCCGGTTCTGATCCTCGACGAGGCGACCTCGGCGCTCGATACGACGACCGAGCGCGAAATACAGGCCGCCCTCGACGTCGTCTCCAAGAACCGCACGACGCTTGTCATCGCGCATCGCCTGTCGACCGTCATCGGCGCAGATGAGATCATCGTGCTGAAAAGCGGCGTCATCGCCGAGCGCGGCACGCATGCCGAGCTTCTGGCACAGAACGGGCTTTACGCGTCCATGTGGAGCCGCCAGCGCGAGGCGACGCAGGCCGAGGAGCATCTGAAGCAGGTACGCGAGAACGACGATCTGGGCGTTGTCGACCGATTGGCGCCGGCAAGCTGA